A portion of the Candidatus Polarisedimenticolaceae bacterium genome contains these proteins:
- a CDS encoding class I SAM-dependent methyltransferase has protein sequence MTHLEHNRLAWNKESAGRGPWSIPVDPEVIRAAREGDWSVVLTPRRPVPREWFGDIRGKEVLGLASAGGQQLPVLAAAGAKVTSFDLSEEQLARDREVVEREGLDMRFVRGDMADLSVFPDSSFDLVFHAVSNVFVPDVVAVWREAFRVLRPGGELLAGFMNPMYFLFDHDQAERSGLLVVKYKLPYSEPWSLEGEARRRWEEAGAAYQYGHSLETQIGGQTDAGFAIVGLYEDGWSDAATPLNRYAPVAIATRARKPAAR, from the coding sequence ATGACCCACCTCGAGCACAACCGCCTCGCCTGGAACAAGGAGTCCGCCGGCCGCGGGCCGTGGTCGATTCCCGTCGATCCGGAGGTGATTCGCGCGGCACGGGAAGGGGACTGGAGCGTCGTCCTCACCCCCAGAAGGCCGGTTCCGCGGGAGTGGTTCGGCGACATCCGGGGAAAGGAAGTGCTGGGGCTCGCCTCCGCGGGGGGCCAGCAGCTGCCGGTGCTGGCGGCGGCCGGGGCGAAGGTCACGAGCTTCGACCTCTCCGAGGAGCAGCTCGCGCGCGACCGCGAGGTCGTCGAGCGCGAGGGGCTCGACATGCGTTTCGTGCGCGGGGACATGGCCGACCTGTCGGTTTTCCCCGACTCGAGCTTCGACCTCGTCTTCCACGCGGTCTCGAACGTCTTCGTCCCCGACGTGGTCGCGGTTTGGCGCGAGGCGTTCCGCGTGCTGCGACCGGGCGGGGAGCTTCTCGCCGGATTCATGAACCCGATGTATTTCCTCTTCGACCACGACCAGGCGGAGCGGAGCGGGCTGCTGGTCGTCAAGTACAAGCTCCCCTATTCCGAGCCGTGGAGCCTCGAGGGGGAGGCGCGTCGGCGGTGGGAGGAGGCCGGGGCGGCGTACCAGTACGGCCACTCCCTCGAGACCCAGATCGGCGGCCAGACCGACGCGGGGTTCGCGATCGTCGGGTTGTACGAGGACGGGTGGTCCGACGCGGCGACGCCGCTCAACCGTTACGCGCCGGTCGCGATCGCGACCCGCGCGCGCAAACCCGCCGCAAGGTGA
- a CDS encoding VIT family protein, whose protein sequence is MHGELHRSGRIGWLRAAVLGANDGLISTSSLIVGVAAADPTREAVLIAGIAGLAAGALSMAAGEYVSVSSQSDTENADLGRERGELAASPEAEREELAGFYVERGLTLELARQVADQLTAKDALGAHAREELGIHEITRARPIQAAWSSAASFAVGAAPPVLLAAFFPFRMLTPGVVGLTLLLLLALGGVAARIGGAPVVRGALRVAFWGAVAMGCTSIVGRLFGAVV, encoded by the coding sequence ATGCACGGAGAGCTCCATCGCAGCGGTCGGATCGGGTGGCTGCGCGCCGCGGTCCTCGGGGCCAACGACGGCCTGATCTCCACGAGCAGCCTCATCGTCGGCGTGGCCGCCGCGGATCCCACACGGGAGGCGGTCCTCATCGCCGGCATTGCGGGGCTCGCGGCCGGCGCGCTGTCGATGGCGGCGGGAGAATACGTCTCGGTCAGCTCGCAGTCGGACACCGAGAACGCGGACCTCGGGCGCGAGCGCGGCGAGCTCGCGGCGTCGCCGGAAGCCGAGCGGGAGGAGCTCGCGGGGTTCTACGTCGAGCGCGGGCTCACCCTCGAGCTCGCGCGTCAGGTGGCCGATCAGCTCACCGCGAAGGATGCGCTCGGGGCGCACGCGCGCGAAGAGCTCGGCATCCACGAGATCACGCGGGCGCGTCCGATCCAGGCTGCCTGGTCGTCCGCGGCGTCGTTTGCGGTCGGGGCCGCTCCGCCGGTGCTCCTCGCCGCGTTCTTCCCTTTCCGGATGCTGACCCCCGGCGTCGTGGGGCTGACCCTCCTGCTCCTGCTCGCGCTGGGAGGGGTCGCGGCGCGCATCGGGGGGGCGCCGGTCGTCCGCGGGGCGCTTCGCGTCGCGTTCTGGGGAGCGGTGGCGATGGGGTGCACGTCGATCGTGGGAAGGCTGTTCGGCGCGGTCGTCTAG